From Polynucleobacter sp. MWH-Braz-FAM2G, a single genomic window includes:
- a CDS encoding YicC/YloC family endoribonuclease produces the protein MISSMTGYGSASRQVPLGAGVVADLQVECRAVNSRFLDLGFRLPDECRGAEPALREMASQNLSRGKVEFRAAWRVNNAAAGAAKSNSHALGAINRDRLDALYTLQEKAQEAFPKAQELSIAEVLRWPGVVSEPRGEEDGWITATVEAGRAALSALIESRHAEGKALVGILTNITSKMRGVVDLIEPKVPEYVAQYQEKLTERLAEALAAQEQTKAGTELMERIRQEVVLYAVRIDVAEEFARLKTHLQAVDSALAGKGPVGKRLDFLMQELNREANTLSSKSVSEECTQAALELKLFIEQMREQVQNLE, from the coding sequence ATGATATCGAGCATGACTGGTTATGGCAGCGCTTCTCGCCAAGTCCCTTTGGGGGCGGGCGTAGTGGCTGATCTGCAGGTGGAATGTCGGGCAGTAAATAGCCGCTTTCTGGATTTGGGCTTTCGTCTTCCAGATGAGTGTCGGGGAGCAGAGCCCGCCTTGCGTGAAATGGCTTCCCAGAACTTATCTCGTGGAAAAGTCGAGTTTCGAGCTGCTTGGCGGGTAAATAACGCAGCTGCCGGTGCCGCAAAAAGCAATTCTCACGCATTAGGTGCCATCAATCGAGATCGACTTGACGCGTTATATACCCTTCAAGAAAAAGCTCAAGAGGCTTTTCCTAAGGCGCAAGAGCTCAGTATTGCCGAGGTTCTACGTTGGCCAGGTGTGGTTTCTGAGCCTCGCGGTGAAGAGGATGGCTGGATCACTGCTACCGTTGAGGCAGGTCGTGCCGCTTTATCGGCATTGATAGAAAGTCGTCATGCAGAGGGAAAAGCCTTGGTGGGTATTCTGACAAACATCACTAGCAAAATGCGCGGTGTTGTCGACCTGATCGAACCCAAGGTCCCAGAATATGTCGCTCAATATCAAGAAAAGTTGACTGAGCGTTTAGCGGAGGCTCTAGCTGCTCAAGAGCAGACAAAGGCTGGCACTGAATTAATGGAGCGAATTCGGCAAGAGGTAGTTTTGTATGCGGTACGAATTGATGTTGCAGAAGAATTTGCGCGCCTAAAAACCCATCTGCAAGCTGTTGACTCAGCGCTGGCAGGTAAAGGCCCAGTTGGTAAGCGTTTAGACTTTTTAATGCAGGAACTTAACCGTGAAGCAAATACGCTAAGTTCGAAGTCTGTATCAGAAGAATGTACGCAGGCTGCATTAGAGTTAAAGCTTTTTATTGAACAGATGCGTGAGCAAGTTCAAAATTTAGAATAA
- a CDS encoding SDR family oxidoreductase codes for MDLGLQGKVALVLASSRGLGQAMAVSLAREGVKVAVTGRNEEGLQQSLKLIEAAGGQAIALNWDLSDLSVIDALVTKVEKELGPIDILINNTGGPPPTPAAGQDPSLWQKSFNDMVLSLIAITDRVLPGMRQRKWGRIITSTTSGAIAPIKNLAISNTLRSALLAWSKTLAAEVAAEGITVNVIMPGRVATDRLRQLDEARAKREGSSYEDVVKASLRQIPMGRYGDPREYGDTAAFLASQNASFITGSVIRVDGGQIQAI; via the coding sequence ATGGATTTAGGATTGCAAGGAAAGGTTGCCTTGGTTTTAGCCTCCAGCCGGGGTTTAGGGCAGGCAATGGCAGTCTCTTTGGCGCGCGAAGGTGTCAAGGTTGCCGTAACTGGTCGCAATGAAGAAGGTCTGCAGCAATCACTCAAGTTGATTGAGGCTGCTGGTGGTCAAGCAATAGCGCTTAATTGGGATTTGTCTGACCTTAGTGTGATTGATGCATTGGTCACCAAAGTAGAAAAAGAGCTCGGACCCATCGATATATTGATTAACAATACTGGCGGACCACCGCCTACGCCTGCAGCTGGTCAAGATCCATCTCTCTGGCAAAAGAGCTTTAACGACATGGTGCTCTCATTGATCGCCATTACTGATCGCGTATTACCAGGAATGCGGCAACGAAAATGGGGTCGCATCATTACTAGCACTACCTCTGGCGCTATTGCCCCCATCAAAAACTTAGCAATCTCTAATACCTTACGTTCGGCACTGTTGGCGTGGTCAAAGACACTTGCTGCGGAAGTGGCCGCAGAGGGTATCACTGTCAACGTAATCATGCCCGGAAGAGTCGCTACTGATCGCCTACGGCAGCTTGATGAAGCTCGAGCTAAACGTGAGGGCAGTTCTTATGAAGATGTTGTAAAGGCAAGTTTGAGGCAAATACCGATGGGTCGCTATGGCGATCCTCGGGAGTACGGTGACACTGCTGCATTTTTAGCAAGTCAAAATGCTTCTTTCATTACCGGCTCGGTCATCCGAGTTGATGGCGGACAAATTCAGGCAATTTGA
- the greB gene encoding transcription elongation factor GreB, which translates to MEEKNYITPAGHERIKAELLQLLNLDRPEVVKVVHWAASNGDRSENGDYIYGKKRLREIDRRIRFLNKRLEFAVVVDNSARKSGENDSEQVFFGATVTYSTLEGPEAGKETVITIVGVDEVDLEKGHVSWVSPIAKALIKSRIGDCVFIQTPSGPAEIEILNVEYL; encoded by the coding sequence ATGGAAGAGAAGAACTACATCACACCCGCAGGTCATGAGCGTATTAAAGCGGAGCTCTTACAGCTCTTAAACCTTGATAGACCCGAGGTTGTCAAGGTTGTCCACTGGGCTGCGAGCAATGGAGATCGGTCTGAAAATGGGGACTATATCTACGGTAAAAAGCGCCTGCGGGAGATAGACAGACGGATTCGGTTTCTGAATAAACGCCTCGAATTTGCGGTAGTTGTAGATAATTCAGCCCGAAAATCGGGAGAAAATGACTCAGAGCAGGTGTTCTTTGGGGCGACTGTTACCTACTCCACCCTAGAAGGTCCAGAGGCCGGCAAAGAAACTGTAATTACCATTGTCGGAGTCGATGAGGTTGACTTAGAGAAAGGTCACGTCAGCTGGGTGTCACCCATTGCAAAAGCACTCATCAAATCTAGGATCGGTGACTGCGTCTTTATTCAAACACCCAGCGGCCCCGCTGAAATTGAAATTTTAAATGTGGAATACCTATAA
- a CDS encoding MlaD family protein, which translates to MSNNSNPNYFRLGVFVLAAIGVLIAVILIFGGGKIFQKSFTVETYIKQSVTGLDTGAAVRFRGVKIGQVSSIGLSGDLYEKDLPFHDRRQYVVVRMQIFGEKVTSDQIDEFVKNHLRARVKSMGITGVNYIEFDFVSNTSDTQVLPYSWKPDYPVIPSMPNQADEIISGIQKLISALNEMNIDGTQKKLDSLLNNLNVVMAGDGKGNEGFVDSVKQLNIILTRINKVTDQNELNVLMRELVGTIVSLRQTISSIQGDTHYTIENLKQTSEQLNELSRIASQSPSSLIWGEPPAKITLPMNGTQVQSGANK; encoded by the coding sequence ATGAGTAATAACTCAAATCCCAATTATTTCCGCTTAGGTGTATTTGTGCTTGCAGCAATTGGTGTGCTGATTGCTGTGATTCTCATATTTGGCGGTGGAAAAATTTTCCAAAAATCTTTCACTGTTGAAACATACATCAAGCAATCTGTTACTGGATTGGATACGGGTGCTGCCGTACGATTTCGTGGGGTAAAGATTGGTCAAGTAAGCTCCATTGGATTATCTGGAGACCTATATGAAAAGGATTTACCATTTCATGATCGGCGCCAATATGTAGTTGTCAGAATGCAGATCTTTGGCGAGAAAGTAACTTCAGACCAAATCGATGAATTTGTAAAGAATCACTTGCGCGCTCGCGTGAAATCCATGGGTATTACGGGTGTCAATTACATCGAATTTGATTTTGTGTCTAATACTTCGGATACACAAGTGCTGCCTTATTCCTGGAAGCCCGATTACCCCGTCATACCTTCGATGCCCAATCAAGCTGATGAAATTATCTCTGGGATTCAAAAACTCATCAGTGCTCTCAATGAAATGAATATCGATGGCACTCAGAAGAAGTTAGATTCTTTGCTGAATAATTTGAATGTCGTCATGGCCGGGGATGGCAAAGGAAATGAGGGATTCGTTGATTCAGTGAAGCAGTTAAACATTATTCTGACTCGTATAAATAAAGTTACGGATCAAAATGAGTTAAATGTTTTAATGCGAGAGCTCGTTGGTACTATCGTTTCTCTGCGTCAAACTATTTCGAGTATCCAAGGTGATACTCACTACACCATTGAGAACTTAAAACAGACTAGCGAACAGCTCAATGAGCTAAGTCGTATTGCGAGTCAGTCACCATCCAGCCTCATTTGGGGTGAACCACCAGCGAAAATCACTCTTCCGATGAATGGCACCCAAGTGCAGTCAGGAGCAAATAAATGA
- a CDS encoding bifunctional (p)ppGpp synthetase/guanosine-3',5'-bis(diphosphate) 3'-pyrophosphohydrolase translates to MELPLGTFKTSGKAGSISSKDASLDSDQAQLLGEKPTESQSGKKSIIASLLAQSSRHLFGPTSAPNLPLKHQVVSIEGLLSKLSYLKPEEVAQVKKAFQFSDAAHLGQYRHSGEPYITHPVAVAELCATWRLDAPSIMAALLHDVIEDTGCTKSDLVEKFGNKVAELVEGLTKLDKLEFQSHAEAQAESFRKMFMAMARDVRVILVKLADRTHNMRTLDAVPMEKRRRVAAETIEIYAPIAHRLGLNVIYRDLQDLSFRYSMPMRFRVIEGAVKRARGNRKEMVEKILQASRLAFAKANLEVDLRGREKTLFSIYNKMRSKHLSFSQVLDVYAFRVTVHTIDECYRALGILHSLYKPMPGKFKDYIAIPKLNGYQSLHTTLLGPSGVPVEFQIRTADMHAVAEAGVAAHWAYKDGSPDMSEVQNRAHQWLQSLIDIQDSSGDSQEFLEHVKIDLFPDAVYVFTPTGQIRALPRGATALDFAYSIHSDLGNTCVAVKINGLQLPLRSELKNSDIVEVITSANSQPNPGWLAFVRTGKARASIRHSLKTKHYSESLQLGERLLANALRQQGVDAALLSPEIWEKLMHWTGDKTREEACVNIALGRRSPQELAIRIKILIDDEGGSEQMRLGAADWVAPHQEVNHHQRQAILVDGREGNSIHFQTCCHPIPGDNIIGYLGKGEGLQVHTNDCPVALRMLSKDSDKWVEVEWGKELNREFELDLAIDTRQGKGVLARVASSVTAADSNIMNVSMEDRYKEDSVTIRFTIQVYDRLHLSKVMRSLRANPDVMRVTRTRAV, encoded by the coding sequence GTGGAGCTCCCTTTAGGAACTTTCAAAACATCGGGTAAAGCAGGAAGCATCTCGTCTAAAGATGCTTCGCTTGATTCAGATCAGGCGCAATTATTGGGCGAAAAACCCACAGAATCACAAAGCGGTAAAAAATCCATTATTGCGAGTCTTTTGGCGCAATCTAGTCGGCATTTATTTGGCCCGACCTCAGCCCCCAATCTTCCTTTAAAGCATCAGGTTGTTTCGATTGAAGGGCTTCTTTCCAAGCTTTCGTATCTAAAACCCGAAGAAGTCGCACAAGTTAAAAAAGCATTTCAGTTTTCTGATGCGGCGCACTTAGGTCAATATCGTCATAGTGGTGAACCTTATATTACGCATCCAGTTGCTGTTGCTGAGCTATGCGCTACCTGGCGCTTAGATGCTCCATCAATCATGGCCGCCTTATTACATGACGTGATTGAAGATACTGGCTGTACAAAATCAGATCTGGTAGAAAAGTTTGGCAATAAAGTGGCAGAGCTTGTAGAGGGGCTTACCAAACTAGATAAGTTAGAGTTTCAAAGTCATGCGGAAGCCCAGGCGGAAAGCTTTCGGAAGATGTTTATGGCGATGGCGCGTGATGTGCGCGTCATCTTAGTAAAGCTGGCAGATCGCACTCATAACATGCGTACCCTTGATGCTGTTCCCATGGAAAAGCGTCGGCGCGTTGCAGCCGAGACGATAGAGATCTACGCTCCTATTGCACATCGTCTTGGTTTAAATGTGATTTACCGAGACTTACAAGATCTCAGCTTCCGCTATTCCATGCCCATGCGTTTCCGGGTGATTGAGGGCGCAGTAAAGCGTGCGCGTGGCAACCGCAAGGAAATGGTTGAAAAGATTTTGCAAGCTTCACGCTTGGCTTTTGCTAAGGCCAATTTAGAAGTTGACTTACGTGGTCGTGAAAAAACGCTCTTTAGTATTTACAACAAGATGCGCTCTAAGCATTTGAGTTTTTCACAAGTATTAGATGTTTATGCTTTCAGGGTAACGGTACATACCATTGATGAATGCTACCGAGCGCTTGGTATTTTGCATTCTCTATACAAGCCGATGCCCGGTAAGTTTAAGGACTATATTGCTATCCCCAAATTAAATGGCTATCAATCTTTACACACAACTTTGTTAGGTCCTTCTGGTGTGCCTGTAGAGTTCCAGATTCGTACGGCAGATATGCATGCTGTAGCAGAGGCAGGCGTTGCCGCTCACTGGGCATATAAAGATGGTTCGCCTGACATGAGTGAGGTTCAGAATCGAGCCCATCAATGGCTCCAGTCTTTGATTGATATTCAAGATAGCAGCGGGGATTCACAAGAGTTTTTAGAGCACGTCAAAATTGACCTGTTTCCTGATGCTGTGTATGTCTTCACGCCGACAGGGCAGATCAGAGCTTTGCCAAGAGGCGCAACCGCTTTAGATTTTGCCTACTCTATTCATAGTGACCTTGGTAATACCTGTGTCGCTGTCAAGATCAATGGTTTACAACTGCCTTTACGAAGTGAGTTAAAAAATAGCGATATTGTTGAAGTAATTACTTCTGCAAACTCTCAGCCAAATCCGGGATGGTTGGCATTTGTGAGGACTGGTAAAGCACGTGCCTCCATTCGTCATTCGTTAAAAACAAAGCATTACTCCGAATCATTACAGCTAGGTGAACGCCTTTTGGCCAATGCATTGCGTCAACAAGGGGTTGATGCGGCTTTGCTCAGTCCAGAAATATGGGAAAAATTGATGCATTGGACGGGTGATAAGACCCGTGAAGAGGCTTGTGTCAATATCGCTTTAGGCAGACGCTCCCCTCAAGAATTAGCCATTCGCATCAAAATTTTGATTGATGATGAAGGAGGCTCTGAGCAGATGCGACTCGGTGCCGCTGATTGGGTTGCACCACACCAGGAAGTTAACCACCATCAACGTCAAGCAATTTTGGTTGATGGCCGCGAGGGTAACTCCATTCATTTTCAAACTTGTTGCCATCCTATTCCTGGCGACAATATTATTGGTTACCTAGGTAAAGGTGAGGGCTTACAAGTACATACCAATGATTGTCCAGTTGCTTTACGCATGCTTTCAAAAGATAGCGATAAATGGGTCGAGGTTGAGTGGGGTAAAGAGCTTAATCGTGAGTTTGAATTGGATTTGGCCATCGATACTCGTCAAGGGAAGGGTGTTCTGGCCCGAGTGGCAAGCAGTGTCACTGCCGCCGACTCTAACATCATGAATGTTTCCATGGAAGATCGCTACAAAGAAGATTCTGTGACCATTCGTTTTACGATCCAGGTCTATGATCGTCTGCATCTTTCCAAAGTGATGCGCAGTCTTCGTGCCAATCCTGATGTGATGCGAGTGACGCGCACGCGCGCGGTTTAA
- the gmk gene encoding guanylate kinase, producing the protein MTNANLMPSYQGSMLMIVAPSGAGKSSLVNALLKDDAGLKLSLSTTTRAPRPGEVDGKDYRFLTKEDFLQERDDGHFLEWAEVHGHFYGTSRPWIESQMKAGSDVMLEIDWQGAQQIRKLVPSAQWIFIFPPSIEALEERLRKRGQDDEATIQRRLAAAHLELLHAHEADYIVVNDSFEQALLDLKHILASSRLRSGPSMARNPALLKRLGV; encoded by the coding sequence ATGACTAACGCTAATTTGATGCCATCCTACCAAGGAAGTATGTTGATGATCGTTGCGCCTTCTGGTGCAGGCAAGTCTTCCTTGGTGAACGCCTTGCTGAAAGATGATGCTGGATTAAAACTGTCTTTATCTACAACAACTCGTGCTCCAAGACCTGGTGAAGTTGATGGCAAAGATTATCGTTTTTTGACCAAAGAAGATTTTTTGCAAGAACGGGATGATGGTCATTTCCTAGAGTGGGCAGAAGTACATGGTCATTTTTACGGCACCTCAAGACCTTGGATTGAGTCGCAGATGAAGGCAGGAAGTGATGTCATGCTAGAAATTGATTGGCAGGGTGCTCAGCAGATTCGGAAATTAGTACCCTCAGCGCAATGGATTTTTATTTTTCCGCCATCTATCGAGGCTTTAGAGGAGCGCTTGCGTAAGCGAGGTCAAGATGATGAAGCCACCATTCAGCGCCGTTTAGCCGCCGCTCACCTCGAGTTACTGCATGCTCATGAGGCTGACTACATTGTTGTGAATGATTCTTTTGAGCAAGCATTATTGGATTTGAAGCATATTTTGGCCTCCAGCCGACTGCGTTCTGGACCCAGCATGGCCAGAAACCCAGCGCTTTTGAAGCGTCTCGGCGTCTAA
- a CDS encoding ABC transporter ATP-binding protein yields MDTPAKSEYAIDVQNLTVGYGSNVLMQNLNFTVNYGEIFVILGGSGCGKSSLLKNLFGLYQPLSGDVLIEGQNITTALGAERQKIMTSFGVMYQQGALFGSMNLLDNVTLFMQEYTQLTQPQMDLLARCKLDLVGLLPYESYMPSEISGGMQKRAAIARAMALDPKILFLDEPSAGLDPITSADLDSTILDLSKNLGITFVIVSHELASIYAIADKVIMLDKGAKGIIAEGDPKVLRDTSKDPRVHQFFNRIMSKDAA; encoded by the coding sequence ATGGACACCCCGGCAAAATCTGAATACGCGATTGATGTCCAAAACCTCACGGTGGGTTATGGATCGAATGTTCTTATGCAGAACCTGAATTTCACTGTAAATTATGGTGAAATTTTTGTGATCCTTGGTGGATCAGGATGTGGTAAATCGAGCTTATTAAAAAATTTATTTGGCCTGTATCAGCCCTTATCAGGCGATGTGTTGATTGAGGGGCAAAACATCACGACTGCACTTGGTGCTGAGCGTCAAAAAATCATGACGAGCTTTGGAGTAATGTATCAGCAGGGTGCTCTATTTGGCTCTATGAATTTGCTGGATAACGTGACATTGTTTATGCAGGAATACACGCAGTTGACTCAGCCCCAAATGGATTTGCTGGCGCGTTGCAAGCTCGACCTAGTTGGACTCCTGCCATATGAATCTTACATGCCTAGTGAGATTAGTGGTGGCATGCAAAAGCGGGCAGCGATTGCTAGAGCAATGGCTTTGGATCCAAAGATACTATTTCTAGATGAGCCATCTGCGGGCTTGGATCCCATTACGTCTGCTGACCTAGATAGCACTATTTTGGATTTATCAAAGAACTTAGGCATTACCTTCGTAATTGTTTCGCATGAGCTGGCTAGTATTTATGCTATCGCTGACAAAGTCATTATGTTGGATAAGGGCGCTAAAGGCATCATCGCTGAGGGCGACCCAAAAGTTCTCCGTGATACCAGCAAAGATCCAAGGGTTCATCAATTCTTTAATCGCATTATGAGCAAGGACGCAGCATGA
- a CDS encoding tripartite tricarboxylate transporter substrate binding protein BugE: protein MKLFLFRGAVQRIAIAVTSVLLGLICSANAHAQSFPAKPIRLIVPFAPGGSTDIIARAVGDALGRQLGQPVIVENKAGGGGSIGALEVMRAPKDGYTIGMATVSTTAANPAINPKIGYDPVTDFTPISNIAATPNIIAVNPSFPAKDFKTFMQVLKENPGKYSYSSSGTGGIGHLQTELFKSLTGVFIVHIPYRGAGPALADTVGGQVSMIFDNLPSSLPFIKDGKLVPIVVAAPKRLAQLPNVPTFAEVGLAPVNRMAYYGLLGPAGMPKEVVEKYNVALQKVVTDPAVKKRIEDTGSIINVNGSEAFAKEIKAEYTVYKEVVAKQKLQLD, encoded by the coding sequence ATGAAATTGTTTTTGTTTCGAGGCGCCGTACAAAGGATTGCTATTGCGGTCACCTCTGTATTGTTAGGGCTCATTTGTTCGGCAAATGCTCACGCTCAAAGCTTTCCAGCAAAACCTATTCGCTTGATCGTGCCATTTGCGCCAGGTGGCAGCACAGATATCATTGCTCGGGCGGTTGGGGACGCGCTGGGACGTCAATTAGGCCAACCCGTAATTGTTGAAAATAAAGCGGGTGGCGGTGGCTCTATAGGCGCTCTAGAGGTTATGCGAGCACCCAAGGATGGTTATACCATTGGCATGGCTACTGTATCTACAACAGCTGCCAACCCGGCAATCAATCCAAAAATTGGATATGACCCAGTCACTGACTTCACGCCGATTAGTAATATTGCAGCCACACCCAACATCATTGCTGTAAATCCATCCTTTCCAGCTAAGGACTTCAAAACCTTTATGCAGGTCTTGAAAGAAAACCCAGGTAAATATTCTTATTCAAGCTCGGGAACTGGCGGCATTGGTCATCTCCAAACTGAGCTATTTAAGAGTCTTACTGGAGTATTCATAGTTCATATTCCCTATCGTGGAGCAGGGCCCGCTTTGGCAGATACTGTCGGCGGTCAAGTTTCTATGATCTTTGATAATTTGCCTTCATCATTGCCTTTTATTAAGGACGGCAAGTTGGTGCCGATAGTTGTGGCGGCGCCAAAGCGTTTGGCTCAATTGCCCAATGTCCCAACCTTTGCTGAAGTGGGTCTTGCTCCAGTAAATCGTATGGCGTATTACGGCTTATTGGGACCTGCAGGTATGCCAAAAGAGGTGGTGGAAAAATACAATGTCGCGCTACAAAAAGTGGTCACTGATCCCGCTGTTAAGAAAAGAATTGAGGATACTGGTTCAATCATTAATGTGAATGGTTCAGAAGCGTTTGCTAAAGAAATCAAAGCTGAGTACACCGTTTATAAGGAAGTGGTTGCCAAACAAAAATTGCAGTTGGATTAA
- the rpoZ gene encoding DNA-directed RNA polymerase subunit omega, translating into MARITVEDCLKTIPNRFELVLAATYRARQLVQGHSPRVDSRDKATVVALREVAAGVTDRDMLTKVPL; encoded by the coding sequence ATGGCCCGTATTACTGTAGAAGATTGTCTTAAAACTATCCCAAATCGTTTTGAATTGGTTTTGGCTGCCACGTATCGTGCGCGTCAACTGGTTCAAGGTCACTCCCCACGTGTTGATTCCAGAGATAAGGCTACCGTTGTTGCATTGCGTGAGGTTGCTGCTGGCGTAACTGACCGTGACATGCTGACCAAAGTACCACTCTAA
- a CDS encoding ABC-type transport auxiliary lipoprotein family protein, with the protein MIKFLLLCVTAVVLTACSLPTRAPVTPTSWVVMPERTGAPLKPRTDFWLKVAAVNVAPPFDTKSLVYRLGDARYEKDFYNVYASIPSEMIGNAERQWVNKSNIFAAAVGDSNTLFSYYSLQATVNEFYGDYRTRPEAVVSVEFFLSVEYGGKKGNPLIGANRYTKRIPLKDNTPEALILGQQEALTEIFKEYETQLYQYAGKLPKPLGQ; encoded by the coding sequence ATGATTAAATTTTTACTTTTATGCGTTACTGCTGTGGTGTTGACAGCTTGCTCTTTACCAACCCGCGCCCCTGTTACTCCTACAAGTTGGGTCGTAATGCCTGAGCGGACAGGTGCACCTCTAAAACCTCGAACTGATTTTTGGCTAAAAGTTGCCGCAGTGAATGTAGCGCCACCATTTGATACCAAATCTTTGGTCTATCGATTGGGTGATGCGCGATATGAAAAAGATTTTTATAACGTATATGCCAGCATTCCCTCAGAGATGATTGGAAATGCTGAACGCCAATGGGTAAATAAATCGAATATATTCGCTGCTGCAGTTGGAGATAGCAACACGCTATTTTCTTATTACAGTCTGCAAGCAACGGTAAACGAATTTTATGGTGACTATCGAACTCGGCCGGAAGCGGTTGTGAGTGTGGAGTTCTTCCTATCTGTTGAGTATGGGGGCAAGAAGGGCAATCCCTTGATTGGTGCAAATCGTTACACAAAGCGCATCCCCCTCAAAGACAATACTCCTGAGGCTCTGATATTGGGTCAGCAAGAAGCGCTTACTGAAATCTTTAAGGAATATGAAACACAACTTTATCAATACGCCGGTAAATTACCTAAACCATTGGGGCAGTAA
- a CDS encoding ABC transporter permease: MSNSDAISTVSDAPVAVWSSVDANTAKVTVDGNVNVYSLGGVWTQIYHTQDQWLKQGDSKSKSLIFDASKVTFLDGAGIAFLIGVKEMQIASGAKFELVGLDARYEPLLNEFNPISNLFPVPVQKPKRSFVVSTGMAFQNLIDDAVGLISFTGHLASDLVFSLRNPKQVRWGDFVNAAVEAGIAALPIVGLVSFLIGVILSFQAAIGMEQFGAVSFVGPLAALGIVREMGPLITAILLAGRSSAAFAAEIGTMTVNSEVDALVSGGLSPIRFLVVPRVLAGILVAPILTLYADIVSIFSSMLTMLIYGIPFVNFYNGMLSAVDIEDICSGLIKATLFGVVVSAVGCLRGMQTGNGAAAVGISATRAVVSSIVLIVLVDGIFAFISYKTGF; encoded by the coding sequence ATGAGCAATTCTGACGCTATTTCCACCGTTTCTGATGCCCCAGTGGCAGTTTGGTCTTCGGTCGACGCCAATACTGCCAAAGTGACGGTCGATGGTAATGTCAATGTCTACTCTCTTGGTGGTGTATGGACTCAGATTTATCACACTCAGGATCAATGGTTAAAGCAGGGAGATAGCAAAAGTAAATCCCTGATTTTCGATGCTAGCAAGGTGACATTTTTGGATGGGGCGGGCATTGCGTTCCTGATTGGCGTGAAAGAAATGCAAATTGCCTCTGGTGCCAAGTTCGAGCTGGTTGGTCTTGATGCACGCTATGAACCATTGCTTAATGAATTTAATCCAATCAGTAATTTATTTCCGGTTCCGGTACAAAAGCCCAAAAGAAGTTTTGTTGTTAGTACGGGAATGGCTTTTCAAAATCTCATTGATGATGCGGTCGGATTAATTTCTTTTACCGGGCATTTGGCCTCTGATTTGGTTTTTTCACTACGCAATCCGAAACAAGTTCGTTGGGGCGATTTTGTTAATGCGGCAGTAGAGGCTGGTATTGCAGCCTTGCCTATTGTTGGATTGGTATCCTTTTTGATTGGCGTTATTTTGTCTTTCCAAGCTGCTATTGGTATGGAGCAATTTGGCGCAGTTTCCTTTGTTGGTCCTCTTGCGGCGTTAGGTATTGTTCGAGAAATGGGTCCTTTAATTACTGCTATTTTGTTGGCGGGTCGTTCCTCTGCTGCCTTTGCTGCTGAGATTGGAACCATGACCGTTAATAGCGAGGTTGATGCATTGGTATCTGGTGGCTTGAGCCCAATTCGATTTTTGGTTGTGCCACGCGTATTGGCGGGTATTTTAGTTGCACCTATTTTGACCTTGTATGCAGATATCGTGAGTATTTTTTCTTCTATGTTGACGATGTTGATCTACGGCATTCCTTTTGTGAATTTTTACAATGGCATGCTGTCTGCTGTAGATATAGAAGATATTTGTTCTGGGCTTATTAAAGCAACACTCTTTGGCGTAGTTGTTTCTGCTGTTGGGTGTTTGCGTGGTATGCAAACAGGAAATGGAGCGGCAGCGGTAGGTATCTCAGCCACACGCGCAGTTGTCAGTAGTATTGTTTTAATCGTTTTGGTAGACGGCATTTTTGCCTTCATTTCCTATAAGACAGGCTTCTGA